In Oryzias latipes chromosome 23, ASM223467v1, the DNA window cttcctACGTCATCTGAAGCTACCGGAAGTACGAGTTATCTGTTCCCGCCCCGCCCGCTCACTCAACCCAACCCGAAGAGAAAGCGAGTCTACGGCTAAAAATATAATTCCCTACACAAGATGGCCGGGTTGCCTCGTAGGATTATAAAGGTACTACTGATACGGTGTATACGCATTTAAATGGGTGTATTGTAAGGATTGTTTGATGTTAATATGGAGGTCTAACTGCCACCGTCTCGCATGTTTCCTGACGTTAGCGCTCTGGAGTTAGCATCTATAACTAGCTTGAGACGGCGAACAAACTCGTATTTCTTTTCTGCGACTGTTTTGTTTGCCATTTCCGTTTACCTGCTTTTGCTCATTTCGTAGTTCTAACTCCAAACGAGTTATTTTGTTGGTTATACTTTTCTCACAAGAAGAGCGTCATTTTCTCGGTGCTATCTCTCTCAGCGTATCTGTTAATTGCACCAGTTTCTCCTTGTCTTATGAATGGGTTCACTGTTATGCTAGGCTAGCATCTGTAGCGTTGTCCACACATGTACGGTCCTATTGCAAATTGTTACTGTTTTGGTATCGACTTATTTAAgtatatctttaaaaaacaaatactagTTGATGTTTATATGCTGAAATTTACTCTATTGCAATGGTAGGCCTGCTGTTCAATGGCCTCCTCCTTAACCGCACCACCGCAGACCAGGCCGGTAGTGGGCGCGATCAGCTTCTTCCGCCACACCGAGCTTCAGGTTTAGCCGGTTTCAGCTTGAAACGCTGCGCTGACAGATTCTCATCTTGTCAATAGAAACTCACATTTGATTCACCATGTTACACTCGGGAACCAGTATTTATCAAACAATGAGCCAGTTACCCAGATTTAACCTGTTCTTGTCGCATTTAGATTTTCCTGATAtttaaattgaaagaaaattcaggtaaaaaatgcatttgagtatttcttatccaaattgaatcaggagcagaccaataAATGCCTGTAGCTATGACGTAGGTGTTGCAGTCAGtgggccacaagccccctgctcctctccattctgatgcatccatttgaaaacaaagattctcgtcctagctggcatctggctccacaCTGTACAGCTGTatagctgcaatattgctcTCCATGTTGTTTCACAGCACGTTTAGTTgaggctgtaagatagcagtaGGGAGCGTAAACATagggataatgggaaatgagggcaggctgaaggcctgttcacaccgggacgaatttcgccggcgattttcgccgacgtttaacgcctcgtgactaaacaaagggcaccaacgagagtgtgcacaccgacgcgaaaaaacgccaggcgttaaagcgtcaaaaaaaaaaaaaacgcctcgggttcgttttttttttttcgacgcgtcgcgtcgaaatctactcgaccaatgagaatggcgcttttgctcacgtgtctggagcttctgaagttacagtaaaacacaacttgggggcgctcaaacacaaaactgccttgctgagcacacataccagcgaagaagatagacgccaagtagcgtctacacacagccgcgaagcaataatgacggacattctaaaatatccccgaaccaagtaccagttggagctactggtgcttgaaatattcatgttttctttgtttgattctgacaagcgtgtaaatacttgctctcttcttctgagtgaaaagcgactttcagaagcgtaaagttgcgcagcgccaccttgtgtacaggagtatttctgttttacattaagcgtcatctaatgtcagggaatgaaattgcatgttcactccactcatcgtcagcgaaaatcgcctgggtgtgaacacaaaaaacgtggcgaaaaacgctggcgaataacgcctggcgaatattcgtcccggtgtgtacgggcctttactctGCCATAACAGTCTACAACCCAGATGTTAATTTCTAAGGAACTACTGGCgctctgtagaaaaaaaaagaagcaacccgatgtcctagaaaacagcaaagtctttgattttggctaaaaacgacgtAATTATAACTTAATATCGATAGGAACGCTTGTAAAATgcatgattggagtgggacttaaaactTGCAATCCACAAGGTTAAGTGCTGTTGTGGTGGCTTTCACCAAAATGAAGTGTTTGAGTAATAGCAAAACATTTTAGTTCAAGCTATGTAGATAAATATAAGGAATAATGCCATGTTTACCACACATGGGCCGGCCGGATAACTTGGATAAAACTATTGCTCatcaatctttaaaaaaaacagccttttccCGTCACTTTCTACAGCCCCCTATGAAATATTTGcattataattttttaatatttttccttATTATTCCTAAAATATGTCAATGGAATCAATATAAGTAAATGCTATAATATTTCCCAAAGATTGACATGTATTGTTtttgaaatgcaataaaagttagaGGCATCATTTTAGACCCGACACATCCAGAAGCTTTTTTGATTTGCTTgagatttttatattttcaagaaacatttctgatgccaaaataaaagaaaaaataaggtaatgctgttaaatgttaaatgccaaaaaacagattttagatTTTTGGCATAAAGAAAAGTGTTCATCGCCTGGCATACCCTCAAATCccatgttttgatttatttttagtttaaagcTAAAACATTTTCAGTGAGATTGCAGTTTGAGGAATGCTGTTGCTTTGCTCTGTGGGTTGTGGGTGACTCATCAGTTGAAGTCTTTAATCTATCGTTTGATTTAAGATCACGTcacagttttcaaaataaatcgtcagctgtgttgtgtttcttttttctttttcttttgatactTAGGAGACACAACGGTTGATGGCAGAGCCGGTTCCAGGGATCACGGCCACGCCTGATGAAGGAAACGCTCGCTACTTCCACGTGATCATCGCAGGACCTCAAGACTCTCCCTATGAGGGAGGCACGTTTAAACTAGAACTATTTCTTCCAGAAGAGTACCCCATGGCAGCTCCCAAAGTGCGATTCATGACCAAAATCTATCACCCCAACGTCGACAAACTGGGAAGAATATGTTTAGACATTTTGAAAGGTAAGACGAAGCATCACATTGGTagatttttagatttcttttatttcccgCCACACCTTGAGCACTATTCACACAGTTGTGTTGAAGCATCAAAGTAGCAGCAGTTTGATAAAACAACAAGCTCCATCCACACACGTTCAGGGAATGTAAATAACATTTACAAATTTAatgaaaatacatgttttacCTGCTTTACCTTGGATTTCTCCTGctttaaaatggttatagtagcTTGTGAAATGGAACTTAAACATTCATGTGACATTAGTCAAGGAGGTTTGAATTCTAAGATTCTGTTCTTGGAGAGACCTGGACGGGCAAAGATTGAGAGGTTCTGCTGCTCTTCTCATTTTCTATTTCTTGAGTCCTAGAAGCGCAGAATCCTGGGATGACACGACCgagttttctcaatttaaattccccaaactgaaaaataaatttgcatCCTGACCTTTTTACATCACTAAaatcttatttattatttttaatttttgttaatatgaaaaaaaagccgCTTTAGCAGCAGTGGTCATGACCGGCTCTTTTAAATTACGGTAGATGAATGTTGGCGATCATCTTcagctttgttttggtttaatcCGCAGTTAATCTACACTTTTCTGCCGGCCATCTG includes these proteins:
- the LOC101170318 gene encoding ubiquitin-conjugating enzyme E2 N; translation: MAGLPRRIIKETQRLMAEPVPGITATPDEGNARYFHVIIAGPQDSPYEGGTFKLELFLPEEYPMAAPKVRFMTKIYHPNVDKLGRICLDILKDKWSPALQIRTVLLSIQALLSAPNPDDPLANDVAEQWKKHEMHAIETAQTWTRLFASNTEV